The genome window TGTCAATTTAAATTTGAAATTCGAATTAGAAGACAATGGAAAGATGGAAACTATTTTGGAGTAATTACATATCAATCACAAAAAATTATCATCTAAAAATACCAATGATTTAGTCTTATTATATATACAATTAGATTATCATAATATTTCAAACATTCTTCCTCTATTGTTTTCTTCTGTTTTTTgatttactattactattattgtAATGGAAGATCAGAAGATTACAATGTTGTCTAAGTTGAATGCATTGTCAAATAACTACACATTGAAGTTGAAAATCATCTCTATTTGGCGAAAAATGATGCATGCATGTAAGAAGGAGATATTCCGGGTTGATATGATATGTATGGACGAAGAGgtatgaaaaatatatttttatatattcaCATTGTTTCATTTAGCATATAATTTTATCTAAGTATGTATTTTATATTTTTGACAATTCAAGTTATTATCATTGTGCACTTACAGGGTCATACTATTCAAGCAAGTTGTCTTCACCGTATTTTGCCAAAGTTTGACCAGTACTATTGGCATTAGCAGACCTTCTCTTGCTCCTTACGATACAAGTATAAACCATACCAAAAATAACCAGAAGCTGACATTTAATATGTACACACAAATTCAAAGAACCGTTGATTGGAAAGGTCCAAAGTATTGCTTCTCATTTGTGAAGTTCCAAGACGTTGTCGAAAATAATGTTGCCATTAATTCACCTGTTGGTATGTTTTGTCATTATTTTTTTGTCATTATTTTTTATTCCGTGTACattattaattgttttttttaattttataccTTACATattaatttctttattttttgttttttttattaatttatacaCTTCATAGGATATGTTGAAGTGTGCTTCAATTTGGAGGACACTAATAAGAAAGATGGAACAATAGGCAAACGATTGAATGTGAAGCTTAAAGATATTGAGtaacttttttaattttttattcgTAATATTTGTACCGTATTCATGTTACAACTTTTATATATATGACCTTTTTGTCTATATACATAGTGATCAACAAGTTACTGCTACTCTTTGGGATTATTTCGCAATTGAGATGCATGGATACTTTAACAATCCCAATCGTGAAAAGCATGTTGTGGTATTGGTTCATTTTGGTGTTGTTAACTTGTATAAAGGTACGAATTTGCGAAGTTACTAATTTTTTTTCCTAATTTATAAGTCATATTATAACACATTAAGCATTCAATTTTTTACCTCAATATATTGCATCCTATATTAGAATTTAAGTAagtcttttgttttattttgtagATCAACCTGGTTTGTCTACTTCATTTGATATAAGTAGAATGTGGATCAACGCTGAACTTGAAGAAATTTCTTCTTTCAAAAATAggtatatttattttatttctaacATTTCAAATGACATTACTAAttttttgttatatatattttcaatTAATTAatgaaaaattatataaatattcaAATTAATATAGTTTTATAGAGAAGTTTGCATCCACGCCGTCATCGAGTGATAACGTCGGATCTTATATTATATCAACGGTTGAGGATTCTTTTTTGAACAATTCTGGGTTTGTTTTGACTGCTTTTCTGAGTACCATCGAGAAGGTACCAACTTTCTTTTATGTCCGTATTTGTAATTATTTATACATTATTATGATAACAGATTGATGTTTGTGCAATTGTTGATTAATCTTTTTTCTTTATTTAGAAGAAGAAAGTTATTTTGGTTGGCACCATAATTGCTATTTgctcagaaaaaaaaaattggtactACAATGCTTGCAACTATTGCAAATCCGGGGTTGAATAGTCGTTTATTACAGTTGCTAAAGACGATGGTTCAGGTGATGTAGAAGATAGGAAGACTGTATTATGCACCAACACTAAGTGTAAAGGAGTTGATATTGTGTCTCTCCCTCGGTTTGTTAACTCACCTTACAATCACCATACctttataataaatatattattagTACATTAAAAAATTtacattttgttttatttaaattattatcAGTTTCAAAATTCCTATTCGCGTACAAGACTCATCTGGTACGGTTACGTTGACGCTCTTTGATTACGAAGCGTACAAGATTTTTAAGAAAACTGCTAAAGAATTGGTTGAGGTGCAGGACGAGGTAAAtttaaattataatttttttgttCTTACTATTTATACTAAATACATGTTAATCCTTATCTATTGTAATAACTTTGTAGGAGTTGTCTTCTGGTGATTTTTCCAAGGGATATCCGGATGTTTTTAACATTTTGATCGTCCAAAAAATGGCTTTTATCATCAGTGTTTCAGATTTTAACCTTAAGTATCATGTCAAAAATTATGGAATTTCCATGCTTACATCTGATCCAAAGATTATTTCTGCTTTGTACGAGaaattcaaaattcatgaggTATAAAATCTCTTATTTTCAATACATGTATTTTGTATAGTTTTGTATTTTGTTAGTATGAGAAATCTGAATCATCCAGTGCGCAAGTGTCAGACATTCAATCTATTCCTTGTGATGTTTCCAaggtatattttttttataaataatcatattttatatatatttatgtagTTTTATTTATTGAATTATATGATATCCATAAAAAAATAAGATAG of Helianthus annuus cultivar XRQ/B chromosome 1, HanXRQr2.0-SUNRISE, whole genome shotgun sequence contains these proteins:
- the LOC110920378 gene encoding uncharacterized protein LOC110920378, with amino-acid sequence MYTQIQRTVDWKGPKYCFSFVKFQDVVENNVAINSPVGYVEVCFNLEDTNKKDGTIGKRLNVKLKDIDDQQVTATLWDYFAIEMHGYFNNPNREKHVVVLVHFGVVNLYKDQPGLSTSFDISRMWINAELEEISSFKNSFIEKFASTPSSSDNVGSYIISTVEDSFLNNSGFVLTAFLSTIEKKKKVILSFITVAKDDGSGDVEDRKTVLCTNTKCKGVDIVSLPRFKIPIRVQDSSGTVTLTLFDYEAYKIFKKTAKELVEVQDEELSSGDFSKGYPDVFNILIVQKMAFIISVSDFNLKYHVKNYGISMLTSDPKIISALYEKFKIHEYEKSESSSAQVSDIQSIPCDVSKDDVSFSGDNETPMSNLLHNDHKSSSSGEVKRNLHEMYDVDDMVGCSSTKRNLGDEKEEAQNSESSNLLIPKIEK